Proteins co-encoded in one Paracrocinitomix mangrovi genomic window:
- a CDS encoding SpoIIE family protein phosphatase, giving the protein MMSFYKFWLRIINSKHILLLVVFIALFKPAFSENIDSLRLAYDYSEDAYKRINIQIEIAKEYYHRKSYDTSIFEFTKAISLIPNDSASLKAKTLEKLSKVYRKKEDMPNAIRTQKAAKDFYIQAGEGPETIAWQYASIGRGFYSEASYDSAMVYYMKSKEIFEKNEIHDESYGNLLHFIGSVFKRQGDDQKACEYYNEEVEFGKKYGYKHIEAEGLYLGGICIEDTRDALNNYFKCLTIYQEVESEKMMGLMYTLIAGAYANLDLNDSAIYYQEKWLKICEDGGEISHLASAHSTLAELLIRDNRLNEAEKHLAQALEIAKVAGVKAYIRFKDIYATYFNLSLAKKDYKNAVDYQSLWYSYRDSARNQEHQDAILEMDKIYNQEKQEAEHQKELALKEKQSMLDKQEIENQSQMNKILMAASILVLALGIFVFIKYRESQKQKKIIHHQKQAMEFQKELVEAKNKDIMDSMVYASSIQKAINTSEDYISTMFKDVFVFYQPRDIVSGDFYWGYQTEDGKKLIAVGDCTGHGVPGAMMSMLGNAFLNEIVVEGKLYEPAAILDKLRNQVKKALQTESRRDGMDMAFCCIENNKLYFAGANLPLYVLRKGTLIEIKGNKQPVGYQPLKETPFTQEEFELQAEDQIYLFSDGYADQFGGPKGKKYKYKTFREKLADISSMSFSQQRKVISEEFEVWKGDLEQLDDVCVLGIKV; this is encoded by the coding sequence ATGATGAGCTTTTACAAATTTTGGCTACGCATCATCAACAGCAAACACATATTGCTGCTTGTGGTATTTATTGCCTTATTTAAGCCTGCTTTCTCAGAAAATATAGATTCTTTACGCTTGGCCTACGACTATTCAGAAGATGCTTATAAGAGAATCAATATCCAAATAGAAATAGCCAAAGAGTATTATCACCGTAAATCATATGATACCTCCATTTTTGAATTTACAAAAGCAATCAGCTTAATTCCGAATGATAGTGCTTCGCTCAAAGCCAAAACCCTTGAAAAATTGTCCAAGGTATATCGCAAAAAAGAAGATATGCCTAACGCCATTAGAACCCAAAAAGCTGCTAAAGACTTTTACATTCAAGCAGGAGAAGGACCAGAAACTATTGCCTGGCAATACGCTTCTATTGGAAGAGGTTTTTACTCCGAAGCCTCTTATGATTCAGCCATGGTTTATTACATGAAGTCAAAGGAAATATTTGAAAAAAACGAAATACATGATGAATCTTACGGTAACCTATTGCACTTTATAGGATCTGTTTTTAAAAGACAAGGAGACGATCAAAAAGCTTGCGAGTATTACAATGAGGAAGTTGAGTTTGGTAAAAAATATGGCTACAAACACATTGAAGCGGAAGGCTTGTATTTAGGCGGAATCTGCATTGAAGATACCAGAGATGCACTCAACAACTACTTTAAATGTTTAACCATTTATCAAGAGGTAGAAAGTGAAAAAATGATGGGTTTGATGTACACGCTAATAGCCGGCGCATATGCCAATTTGGATCTAAACGACAGTGCTATTTATTATCAAGAAAAATGGTTAAAAATATGCGAAGATGGAGGTGAAATAAGTCACTTAGCATCCGCACATAGCACATTAGCCGAACTATTAATAAGAGATAATCGATTAAACGAAGCAGAAAAGCACCTGGCCCAAGCTTTAGAAATTGCGAAGGTCGCAGGAGTTAAAGCATACATTAGATTTAAAGATATATATGCGACTTACTTTAATTTAAGCTTAGCTAAAAAGGATTATAAGAATGCCGTTGACTACCAATCTTTGTGGTATTCTTACAGGGATTCTGCTCGAAATCAAGAACATCAAGATGCCATTTTAGAAATGGATAAAATTTACAATCAGGAGAAACAAGAAGCAGAACATCAAAAGGAATTAGCACTAAAGGAAAAACAGTCAATGCTTGATAAACAAGAAATTGAAAATCAATCTCAAATGAACAAGATTTTAATGGCTGCATCAATCCTTGTTTTAGCATTGGGGATATTTGTATTTATCAAATACCGTGAATCTCAAAAACAGAAAAAAATCATACACCATCAGAAACAAGCAATGGAATTTCAAAAAGAACTTGTTGAAGCAAAAAACAAGGATATTATGGATTCTATGGTTTATGCCAGCTCTATTCAAAAAGCCATTAACACCAGTGAAGATTATATCTCCACCATGTTCAAAGACGTATTTGTGTTTTATCAACCAAGAGATATAGTTTCTGGAGATTTTTATTGGGGATATCAAACAGAGGATGGTAAAAAACTAATTGCTGTAGGAGACTGCACAGGACATGGAGTACCGGGTGCAATGATGAGTATGTTAGGTAACGCATTTCTAAACGAAATAGTAGTTGAAGGTAAACTATATGAACCTGCCGCTATTTTGGATAAATTAAGAAATCAAGTAAAAAAAGCCCTTCAAACTGAGTCTCGCAGAGACGGGATGGATATGGCATTCTGTTGTATTGAAAATAACAAACTTTATTTTGCAGGGGCCAACCTTCCTCTATACGTTCTAAGAAAAGGAACATTAATTGAAATAAAAGGAAACAAACAACCTGTTGGTTATCAACCTTTAAAAGAAACACCATTTACCCAAGAAGAATTTGAATTACAAGCAGAAGATCAAATTTATCTCTTCTCTGATGGATATGCTGATCAATTTGGAGGGCCAAAGGGTAAAAAATACAAATACAAAACCTTTAGGGAAAAGCTAGCAGATATAAGCTCTATGAGTTTCTCACAGCAAAGAAAGGTAATCAGTGAAGAATTTGAAGTTTGGAAAGGAGATTTAGAACAACTGGATGATGTTTGTGTTTTGGGTATCAAGGTTTAA
- a CDS encoding tetratricopeptide repeat protein gives MKKLLILSSLFLAINSIAQEKNRINYDQWIMIEKGTYTRMMTTADSLLVEYESQPFEVEEAPSKCCTNGLLVIKNLYKAAMSEQKGDEDAKAGYDKVSNLIKDEKLLEGDSSTQELLKRGNEYQSTGNYKKALIFYEKALEKDPASKSIKKTIKQTKKKLKKYKQA, from the coding sequence ATGAAGAAGTTACTAATCTTATCTAGCCTGTTTCTGGCAATTAATTCTATTGCCCAAGAAAAAAACCGCATCAATTATGATCAATGGATAATGATTGAAAAAGGCACTTACACCAGAATGATGACCACTGCAGATTCTTTATTGGTTGAATATGAAAGTCAACCTTTTGAAGTAGAAGAAGCTCCATCAAAATGCTGCACTAATGGTTTGTTGGTGATTAAAAACCTTTATAAAGCTGCCATGAGTGAACAAAAGGGTGATGAAGATGCCAAAGCGGGTTATGACAAAGTAAGCAATTTGATTAAAGACGAAAAGCTGTTAGAAGGCGATAGCAGCACACAAGAACTACTTAAAAGAGGAAACGAGTATCAATCAACAGGAAACTATAAAAAAGCCCTAATATTTTATGAAAAGGCTTTAGAGAAAGATCCTGCATCAAAAAGCATCAAAAAAACCATTAAGCAAACAAAAAAGAAACTAAAGAAATACAAACAAGCTTAA
- a CDS encoding LBF_2804 family protein: MADKKNDKKSFWTRIAEKELKKINQFQDGDDLFILNEEEQAQLKSIKVNTLIKAAIAGTLGVLLLYLPYHYFGESLFPVRTFTIPDNPIYSGEVPIEVEFMIYSIVLVMIEIWYLTYINIKAVGAISNVCGHPNPADENYQHNLNALIAVGLEKKQKQLEEIGINPYEGLSKTGVVIFQFLLRLKATASNILFRIFVKKILGRYALRFVLDMAGIPVYAFWNMWGSSKVIKESKIRVMAPPLIKRVVDILYEENKDNQEFRKHIYDSLQLISESKRSFHYNHFLLSLTLLNKFEIEIQEEPEYNEDFLEEIPQLSAHTRDAIEKLYIFGIMIDGKISFREMRAIRFLIEKGALAYTEDEIMAWSKDYDEGRGIEGFFKTL; the protein is encoded by the coding sequence ATGGCCGATAAGAAAAACGATAAAAAGAGTTTCTGGACGCGAATAGCTGAAAAAGAACTAAAAAAAATCAATCAGTTTCAAGATGGTGATGATCTTTTCATTTTAAATGAAGAAGAGCAGGCGCAATTGAAATCAATAAAAGTAAATACGCTTATTAAAGCGGCAATTGCCGGAACTTTAGGGGTTTTACTTTTGTACTTACCATATCATTACTTTGGTGAATCACTTTTCCCAGTTCGAACTTTTACAATACCGGATAATCCTATTTACAGTGGGGAAGTTCCTATTGAAGTTGAATTCATGATTTATAGTATTGTATTGGTAATGATAGAGATTTGGTATTTAACTTATATCAATATCAAAGCAGTTGGCGCTATCTCTAATGTATGCGGTCATCCAAATCCTGCAGATGAAAATTATCAGCACAATTTAAATGCACTTATTGCTGTAGGGTTGGAGAAAAAACAAAAGCAATTAGAAGAAATTGGGATCAATCCTTATGAGGGTTTATCTAAGACAGGGGTTGTTATTTTTCAGTTTTTGTTAAGATTAAAAGCTACAGCAAGTAATATTCTATTTAGAATTTTTGTCAAGAAGATTTTAGGAAGATATGCCCTAAGATTTGTGCTTGATATGGCTGGTATTCCGGTGTATGCATTTTGGAACATGTGGGGATCATCAAAGGTTATAAAAGAGTCTAAAATTAGAGTGATGGCACCACCTTTAATTAAAAGAGTTGTAGACATTTTGTACGAAGAAAATAAGGACAATCAGGAGTTTAGAAAGCATATTTATGACAGTTTGCAGCTTATTTCTGAGTCAAAAAGGTCATTTCACTATAACCATTTTTTATTGAGCCTAACCTTATTAAATAAGTTTGAAATTGAAATTCAAGAAGAACCCGAATACAATGAAGACTTTTTAGAAGAAATACCGCAATTATCTGCTCACACTCGGGATGCGATAGAAAAGCTTTACATATTTGGTATCATGATAGATGGTAAGATTTCTTTTAGAGAAATGAGGGCAATTAGATTTTTAATTGAAAAAGGCGCATTAGCTTATACAGAGGATGAAATAATGGCCTGGTCCAAAGATTATGATGAAGGAAGAGGTATTGAAGGTTTTTTCAAAACACTTTAA
- a CDS encoding M48 family metallopeptidase translates to MLIGFPTVIIASVWLVFFLINEGQWDGYVQEKFLVSLPFIIGAVGLWFLIAYTFHSKMIQFAVHSRPLERKENMRVYNLVENLCMSQGMSMPKVFIIESDALNAFASGLNEKTYSVTLTRGIINKLNDAELEGVIAHELAHIKNKDVKLLVISVIFVGILAFVVQVAFRSVLYGGHRRSNNNKQDGRLVLIILLVSAIAYFLTILFRFGLSRKREYMADAAAAEMTRRPDALASALRKISGHSTVDDVRSDDVKGMFIENNPKEQGAALSGFTGLFATHPPIEKRIAFLEQV, encoded by the coding sequence ATGTTAATTGGTTTTCCAACAGTTATTATCGCTTCTGTTTGGTTGGTTTTCTTTTTAATTAATGAAGGACAATGGGATGGATATGTTCAGGAGAAATTCTTAGTATCTCTTCCTTTCATTATTGGAGCGGTTGGTTTGTGGTTTTTAATCGCATACACCTTTCATTCAAAAATGATTCAATTCGCGGTTCATTCCCGTCCATTAGAAAGAAAAGAAAACATGCGTGTTTACAACCTGGTTGAAAACCTATGTATGTCACAAGGAATGTCAATGCCAAAAGTGTTTATCATTGAAAGTGATGCATTAAATGCTTTTGCCAGTGGTTTGAATGAAAAAACCTATAGTGTTACACTTACAAGAGGTATCATTAATAAACTAAATGATGCAGAACTTGAGGGAGTGATTGCCCATGAGTTGGCACACATCAAAAACAAGGACGTTAAGTTGCTAGTTATTTCTGTCATTTTTGTTGGTATTCTGGCTTTTGTTGTGCAAGTTGCTTTTAGATCTGTTCTTTATGGAGGACATAGAAGGAGCAATAACAACAAACAAGATGGACGTTTAGTGTTAATCATATTGTTGGTTAGTGCAATTGCTTATTTCCTTACCATATTGTTCAGATTTGGATTGTCTCGTAAAAGAGAATACATGGCTGATGCAGCTGCTGCCGAAATGACCAGACGTCCTGATGCTTTGGCTTCTGCACTTAGAAAAATATCTGGCCATTCGACGGTTGATGATGTTCGCAGTGATGACGTAAAAGGAATGTTTATTGAAAACAATCCTAAAGAACAAGGTGCCGCCCTTTCTGGGTTTACAGGACTTTTTGCTACCCATCCTCCTATTGAAAAAAGAATAGCATTTTTAGAGCAAGTGTAG
- a CDS encoding LemA family protein: MIAGIVIGAVVLILILWFVSLYNTLQRLETNREQAFADIDVQLKQRHDLIPQLVATVKGYAQQEEKVLTQVTQARARAMSAGTVNEKIAAEAALAGAMSQFSMQMEAYPDLKSNTNFLQLQNEMSDIENKLSAVRRFFNSATKALNVKTKTFPSNIVARMAKISEEPFFDLGVVKREELDEAPKVEF, from the coding sequence ATGATAGCAGGAATAGTTATTGGAGCCGTTGTATTAATCTTAATATTATGGTTCGTTTCATTGTACAACACACTTCAGCGTTTGGAGACAAATAGAGAGCAAGCTTTTGCTGATATTGATGTACAACTTAAACAAAGACACGATTTAATTCCTCAATTGGTGGCTACTGTTAAAGGGTATGCTCAACAAGAAGAGAAAGTTTTAACGCAAGTTACTCAAGCCAGAGCCAGAGCTATGTCTGCTGGAACGGTAAATGAAAAGATTGCTGCTGAAGCGGCTTTAGCGGGTGCTATGTCGCAGTTTTCAATGCAAATGGAAGCTTATCCTGATTTGAAATCAAATACCAATTTCTTACAACTTCAAAATGAAATGTCTGATATTGAGAATAAATTGTCAGCTGTAAGAAGATTCTTTAACTCAGCAACCAAAGCGTTGAACGTAAAAACAAAAACCTTCCCAAGTAATATCGTAGCTAGAATGGCTAAGATTAGTGAAGAACCGTTTTTTGATCTTGGAGTTGTTAAAAGAGAAGAATTAGACGAAGCTCCTAAAGTTGAATTCTAA
- a CDS encoding T9SS type A sorting domain-containing protein: MKRLLLLTFLLISLLNAKATSTTALSSGDWNEPALWSNGVPGCFDTIIIPASIQIDVTSTIDLNACPDSMIIFLYGRIEFQNGKKLKLPCNSDIMVFPGGSMGVGSGGGSSTYVEMCSTQYWNASSGDLAGPILLCDGGCPPSQLPIELVSFTADMRSNERVVDLHWVTKSEIDNDYFTVERSADGISWEALYNVDGAGNSSYTIHYSDTDNLPLYGVSYYRLKQTDFNGDFSYSPIVSVQDENINEISLYPNPVIQGGSIVIYLPESFNNVIDLNIYSADGKVVATESFDVVNNNQIIYNVPSHVAAGTYMIKIADENFRIIVQ; this comes from the coding sequence ATGAAAAGGCTACTATTATTAACATTCTTACTCATAAGTTTGCTGAATGCGAAGGCTACCAGTACAACTGCTTTGTCTTCTGGAGACTGGAATGAACCTGCTCTTTGGTCTAATGGTGTTCCGGGTTGTTTTGATACTATCATTATTCCAGCTAGTATTCAGATTGATGTTACAAGTACAATCGACTTAAATGCTTGTCCTGATTCAATGATAATCTTCTTGTATGGAAGAATTGAATTTCAAAATGGTAAAAAATTAAAATTGCCATGTAATTCTGATATTATGGTATTTCCTGGCGGATCAATGGGAGTTGGTTCAGGTGGGGGATCTTCTACTTATGTAGAGATGTGTTCTACTCAATACTGGAATGCTTCTAGTGGTGATTTAGCAGGTCCTATTTTACTATGTGATGGTGGTTGCCCTCCTTCGCAATTGCCTATTGAATTGGTATCTTTTACTGCTGACATGCGAAGTAATGAACGGGTCGTCGATCTGCATTGGGTGACAAAATCTGAAATTGACAATGATTATTTTACAGTGGAGAGAAGCGCAGACGGAATTAGTTGGGAAGCATTATATAATGTTGATGGTGCTGGTAATTCTTCATATACGATTCATTATTCAGATACGGATAATTTACCGCTATATGGAGTGTCCTATTACAGATTAAAACAAACTGATTTCAATGGTGATTTTTCTTATTCTCCAATTGTATCAGTTCAGGACGAAAATATCAATGAAATTTCTTTGTACCCGAATCCGGTTATTCAAGGAGGTTCAATTGTTATTTATTTACCTGAATCATTCAACAATGTAATAGATTTAAATATATACAGTGCAGATGGTAAAGTTGTTGCTACTGAGTCATTTGACGTTGTAAACAACAATCAAATTATCTATAATGTTCCATCACATGTTGCTGCCGGAACTTATATGATCAAAATTGCTGACGAGAATTTCAGAATAATTGTTCAGTAA